A single Ignavibacteriales bacterium DNA region contains:
- a CDS encoding ATP-binding protein: MKKSVLEKLKQYHFEFRHVTVLFIVLFSFQLLVSFINKSSIKSFLNTTQEWYQKESAEEIANLTATAIELAIESINPRTSENGEDERRVIQSFDIIFSQQQLTHNIEKLYLLIEYKDSVLCINEGKTLYGVLSRKDVPLRSDAYAPEILGQYASLEKGLKSTERIQTVIEDRQNFHIFVPFVIKGEYLGAIYMLISPDFSSISNEVISNYDETSVIYLSLITLGLLAMYFISSYTVKERDETQKMLFDENERNLKKQINYEKELVFTKRIYHTHHKAEKIMGFIKEDLRILAVDNIDEVKYRVTKYSNFISRVIYDMKWYDPPVQTIRNMMFRTNLNEVIMFLKKNIFERVSTVSYANNIVCDLDETMPPVYINEFVIWEILEPLIQNSIDHSGQSDLLISVITRFDKEKNISRLLIEDNGRGIAEPLLERDESGIKMLFTENSTTKPEGFMNAGYGCYIAYEMTKRCGWEIDAENRREGGCRFIITIKH, encoded by the coding sequence ATGAAAAAAAGTGTATTAGAAAAATTAAAACAGTATCATTTTGAGTTCAGGCACGTAACGGTGCTGTTTATTGTGCTTTTCAGTTTTCAGCTTCTTGTATCCTTTATTAATAAATCCTCCATCAAAAGCTTTCTGAATACCACGCAGGAGTGGTACCAGAAAGAATCAGCGGAAGAGATAGCCAACCTTACCGCGACCGCAATCGAACTTGCCATTGAGTCCATCAATCCCCGCACATCGGAGAACGGGGAAGATGAGAGGAGGGTGATACAGTCATTCGACATCATATTCAGCCAGCAGCAGCTTACCCATAATATAGAGAAGCTTTATCTGCTGATTGAGTATAAGGACTCGGTGCTATGCATCAATGAGGGGAAGACACTCTACGGGGTTCTCAGCAGGAAAGATGTGCCGCTCCGTTCGGATGCTTATGCTCCGGAGATTCTTGGGCAGTATGCTTCTCTGGAAAAGGGGCTGAAGTCCACCGAACGCATACAGACGGTGATTGAAGACAGGCAAAACTTCCATATTTTTGTGCCTTTTGTGATAAAGGGGGAGTATCTGGGAGCAATATATATGCTGATTTCGCCTGATTTCAGCAGTATCAGCAATGAGGTTATCAGCAATTATGATGAAACATCGGTGATTTACCTCTCGCTGATTACCCTGGGTCTGCTCGCGATGTATTTTATCTCCTCCTATACCGTGAAGGAACGGGATGAAACCCAGAAGATGCTTTTTGATGAAAATGAACGGAATCTGAAAAAGCAGATTAATTACGAGAAGGAACTGGTCTTTACCAAGCGGATATATCACACGCACCACAAAGCGGAAAAAATCATGGGCTTTATCAAGGAAGATCTGCGGATTCTTGCCGTGGATAATATTGACGAGGTAAAATACCGTGTGACAAAATACTCGAACTTTATTTCCCGCGTGATTTATGATATGAAGTGGTATGACCCTCCGGTGCAGACAATACGGAACATGATGTTCCGCACCAATCTGAATGAGGTTATCATGTTTCTGAAGAAGAACATTTTTGAAAGGGTCTCAACGGTATCGTACGCGAACAACATTGTCTGCGACCTTGATGAGACAATGCCTCCGGTATATATCAACGAGTTTGTAATCTGGGAAATCCTGGAGCCGCTGATACAGAACAGCATAGACCACAGCGGACAGAGCGACCTGCTTATCAGCGTAATCACCAGATTCGATAAGGAGAAAAACATTTCACGGCTCTTAATTGAAGACAACGGCCGCGGCATAGCAGAACCGCTTCTGGAGCGGGATGAGTCGGGAATAAAGATGTTATTCACCGAAAACAGCACCACTAAACCGGAAGGATTCATGAATGCCGGTTACGGGTGTTATATTGCATATGAAATGACAAAACGGTGCGGATGGGAGATTGATGCTGAAAACCGACGTGAGGGGGGATGCCGTTTCATTATCACCATAAAACATTGA